A portion of the Cryptomeria japonica chromosome 5, Sugi_1.0, whole genome shotgun sequence genome contains these proteins:
- the LOC131076488 gene encoding condensin-1 complex subunit CAP-D2 isoform X1, giving the protein MAPRFVIPDTLKDLEDVPDEEERLYAQDVVKLDALSPSEIDELVKGVAFDLADRDLFCVEEQQLFDQTYSLVKGFQFLQPSAKGYFIESLRSNFSVLLLNITTLSSHSASDGPSLQDRISSCRNVLKIYTYFLQTIVFIEEAQPEQPVPRRNNGKEKNSRKKHIPQEWNWEVHCSKIISILATAVETNIKQLYGQSDPEENFLAFVAKGAFSLFEKPSLLKNKETKDALCKIVGACATKYHYTMQSSASILHLIHKYDFLPQHMADAVAQAEAKYNDGSLAVSLIREIGRMSPKDYARDASGAENVGRFLVELADRMPKLMSTNVGILMPHFGGESYKIRSSLVGVFGKLIAKAFKDNDGKSCSSTHRLRSKQAMLDILLERCRDVSAYTRSRVLQTWAELCEEHSVSIGLWNQVSEIAAGRLEDKAAMVRKSALNLLSTLLQYNPFGPQLRTATFEATLEKYKQKLTGMTPPSTSHDNEENDVVVKTEISENEEGEINNDLNGNVAEEHPSPDKNEETEQNCVEDSGPSQVENGVDNDDNTPDVGSLEQTRALVASLEAGVRFAKCMSSTMPVLVQLLASPAATDVEHSIQFLMRCRQFLVDGADSCLRKMLPLVFSQEKAIYEAVEGAFITIYIKKNSMETASNLINITIDASVGDIAALEYIIGILVSKGDIPSGTISALWDFFTFNVNGVSAELSRGALSVLCMAAKSSPKVLSSHLLNIIDIGFGRWAKEDPLLARTACIALQRLSEEDRGSLISRHSRVFNSLKSLLIGQGLTEQSWYSAAEQAINAIYVLHPKPEMFLADIIRRFHASVFGQNETFEQLAPDSENQVDEASLPHCSSSVGVTKLSRFLFIVSHVALKHLVYIESSVRKVRKQKADKQRAAAESQASETDADLSQSSEKATEECNINAELGVSASEDARLDSLAEKAEKEIITGGQNQKFIIGICAPIIAKICKDFALLQKFPRLQASAMLALCKLMVVDPDFCDANLQLLFTVAQNAVSETVRSNCVIALGDLAVRFPNHLEPWTEHMYARLSDPSISVRKNAVLVLSHLILNDMMKVKGYISEMALRLEDEDPRISNLVKLFFHELSKKGSNPIYNLLPDILSRLSCQNLSEETFCNIMQFLIDSIKKDKQMEGLIEKLCHRFSGITDKKQWVDIAYCLSQLTYTEKGFKKLADLFKNYEHALSEDAVIDYFKSISNKAKKFAKPEVKSFVEDFEVKLVKSHEERKELEITAQNAMAHQQKLSGQVEMEKPNSDETSCERKIESQDDEVNKEDIGSSKNTSEESTGGDVSEDVESHESIISEPGDAAASRSTNGESHLENDISPSATKSCRNGKPMKKQSRRNPKLEEPVTKEAGEFPGIRPAEANVVQPGIELPDDNSSISSISHDNIGEIVSNYKPVSDNEQKAETTPLKIDLGDAGIKGLPRRKKAVQLKLPAEESEGSVLDEEKENNTKQIPHTRSSHKARQQKETVTSQTRTLRRR; this is encoded by the exons ATGGCTCCTCGCTTTGTGATTCCTGATACTCTCAAAGATTTGGAAGATGTTCCGGACGAAGAAGAGCGCCTTTACGCTCAAGATGTTGTTAAATTGGACGCGCTTTCACCTTCAGAAATAGACGAGCTCGTCAAGG GGGTGGCATTTGACTTGGCCGATAGGGATCTGTTTTGTGTGGAGGAGCAGCAACTATTTGATCAAACATACTCTCTTGTTAAGGGATTCCAATTTCTCCAACCCTCGGCCAAGGGATACTTTATTGAAAGCCTCAGATCGAATTTTAGCGTGCTGCTTCTTAATATAACGACGCTTTCCTCTCATTCTGCTTCCGACGGCCCATCTCTGCAGGATCGGATAAGCTCCTGTCGAAATGTGCTTAAAATTTACACTTATTTTCTTCAGACAATTGTTTTCATTGAAGAAGCGCAACCTGAGCAGCCTGTGCCGCGTAGAAACAATGGAAAG GAGAAGAATTCTCGCAAAAAACACATTCCCCAAGAATGGAATTGGGAAGTTCACTGCTCGAAAATTATCTCAATATTGGCTACAGCTGTGGAAACCAACATTAAACAGCTTTATGGACAGTCTGATCCAGAAGAAAACTTCCTTGCTTTTGTAGCAAA AGGTGCATTTTCTCTGTTCGAAAAACCGTCTCTTTTGAAAAACAAGGAGACAAAAGATGCACTATGCAAAATCGTCGGTGCATGTGCTACCAAGTATCACTACACAATGCAGTCATCTGCTTCCATTTTACATCTCATTCACAAGTATGATTTTCTGCCACAGCATATGGCTGATGCAGTTGCTCAAGCAGAGGCAAAGTACAATGATGGGAGTTTAGCAGTTTCGTTGATAAGAGAAATAGGACGGATGAGTCCTAAAGATTATGCTAGGGATGCCAGTGGTGCGGAAAATGTAGGCCGATTTCTTGTTGAACTTGCAGATCGAATGCCAAAGCTCATGTCAACAAATGTGGGGATTTTGATGCCTCATTTTGGTGGTGAATCGTATAAGATAAGAAGCTCACTTGTAGGAGTGTTTGGTAAGTTAATTGCTAAGGCATTTAAAGATAATGATGGGAAATCTTGTAGCAGTACACATAGGCTCCGCAGCAAGCAGGCAATGCTAGATATTTTGCTTGAAAGATGTCGTGATGTTTCTGCATACACAAGAAGTCGTGTACTTCAAACCTGGGCTGAACTATGTGAAGAACATTCTGTTTCCATTGGGCTATGGAATCAGGTGTCAGAAATAGCAGCAGGTAGACTCGAAGACAAAGCTGCAATGGTAAGGAAAAGTGCATTGAATTTATTGAGTACATTGTTGCAGTATAATCCATTTGGGCCGCAGCTTCGTACTGCTACATTTGAAGCAACACTAGAGAAATACAAGCAAAAACTTACTGGAATGACACCTCCAAGTACATCACatgataatgaagaaaatgatgtGGTAGTCAAGACTGAGATCTCTGAAAATGAGGAAGGGGAAATCAATAATGATTTGAATGGCAATGTAGCTGAAGAACATCCATCTCCTGACAAAAATGAGGAGACAGAACAAAACTGTGTTGAAGACAGCGGTCCGTCTCAAGTTGAGAATGGGGTTGACAACGATGACAACACTCCTGATGTTGGGAGTTTAGAACAAACCAGGGCATTGGTTGCATCTCTTGAAGCAGGTGTACGGTTTGCAAAATGCATGTCATCAACAATGCCCGTTCTTGTGCAACTATTAGCATCTCCTGCAGCCACTGATGTTGAACACAGTATTCAATTTTTGATGCGTTGCAGACAATTTCTGGTGGATGGAGCGGACTCATGTCTTCGCAAAATGCTACCCTTG GTCTTCTCTCAAGAGAAAGCTATCTATGAGGCTGTTGAGGGTGCCTTCATTACAATATACATAAAGAAAAACTCAATGGAAACTGCATCAAATCTGATAAATATCACGATAGATGCAAGCGTTGGAGATATTGCAGCACTTGAATATATAATTGGCATACTGGTTTCGAAAGGAGACATTCCTTCTGGAACA ATATCTGCTTTGTGGGATTTTTTCACATTTAATGTGAATGGAGTATCTGCAGAGCTAAGTCGTGGAGCTTTATCAGTGCTATGCATGGCTGCAAAATCGTCTCCAAAGGTCCTGAGTTCACATTTGTTGAATATTATTGACATTGGGTTTGGACGATGGGCAAAGGAGGATCCATTGCTTGCAAGGACAGCCTGCATTGCTCTTCAAAGACTCTCTGAAGAAGATCGAGGAAGTCTCATATCACGTCATAGCCGAGTTTTCAATTCCTTAAAAAGTTTACTAATTGGCCAAGGGCTTACTGAACAGAGCTGGTATTCTGCAGCTGAGCAGGCCATAAATGCTATCTATGTACTGCATCCGAAGCCAGAAATGTTTTTGGCTGACATCATAAGAAGGTTTCATGCAAGTGTTTTTGGACAAAATGAGACATTTGAACAATTGGCCCCGGATAGTGAGAATCAGGTGGATGAGGCATCTCTTCCCCACTGTTCTTCATCAGTGGGCGTTACCAAGTTAAGTAGATTTCTGTTCATTGTGAGTCATGTAGCCTTGAAACACTTGGTTTATATAGAATCCTCCGTGCGAAAAGTTAGAAAACAGAAAGCAGACAAACAGAGAGCAGCAGCTGAGTCACAAGCATCCGAAACTGATGCTGATTTGTCACAGTCTTCCGAAAAAGCAACAGAG GAATGCAATATCAATGCTGAATTGGGCGTTTCTGCATCTGAAGATGCAAGGCTTGATTCCCTTGcagagaaagcagagaaggaaaTTATTACAGGCGGACAAAACCAAAAGTTTATAATCGGAATATGTGCTCCTATTATTGCAAAGATTTGTAAAGATTTTGCTCTGTTGCAGAAG TTTCCAAGACTGCAGGCGTCAGCTATGCTAGCTCTTTGCAAGCTAATGGTTGTTGACCCCGATTTCTG CGACGCGAATCTACAGTTACTATTCACTGTTGCCCAAAATGCTGTGTCGGAAACTGTTCGATCAAATTGCGTCATTGCTCTGGGTGATCTGGCAGTACGGTTTCCTAACCATTTAGAACCTTGGACCGAGCATATGTATGCTCGTCTTAGTGATCCGTCAATATCTGTGCGAAAGAATGCAGTGCTAGTTTTGTCACACCTCATATTAAATGATATGATGAAG GTCAAAGGGTACATAAGCGAAATGGCTCTTCGGCTGGAGGATGAAGACCCTCGTATCTCTAATCTTGTGAAACTTTTTTTCCATGAATTGTCAAAGAAGG GAAGCAACCCAATTTACAATCTTTTACCTGACATTCTCAGTCGACTTTCATGCCAAAACCTATCAGAAGAAACTTTCTGCAATATTATGCAGTTCTTGATTGATTCTATAAAGAAG GATAAACAAATGGAAGGTCTAATTGAGAAGCTCTGTCATCGGTTCTCTGGAATAACAG ATAAAAAGCAATGGGTTGATATTGCTTACTGTCTTTCTCAACTCACTTACACTGAAAAAGGGTTCAAGAAGCTAGCAGATTTGTTCAAAAACTATGAACACGCTTTATCCGAGGATGCTGTTATTGATTACTTCAAAAGTATATCCAATAAG GCCAAAAAGTTTGCAAAACCTGAAGTGAAGTCTTTTGTAGAGGACTTTGAAGTGAAGCTTGTCAAGAGTCATGAAGAGAGAAAAGAGCTGGAAATAACGGCACAAAATGCTATGGCGCATCAGCAAAAATTATCTGGTCAGGTGGAAATGGAAAAGCCAAATTCAGACGAAACAAGTTGTGAGAGAAAAATAGAGTCTCAGGACGATGAGGTTAATAAGGAGGATATTGGTAGTTCCAAGAATACATCAGAGGAAAGCACAGGGGGAG ATGTTTCAGAGGATGTTGAAAGCCACGAATCAATCATATCCGAGCCTGGAGATGCTGCCGCCTCTAGAAGTACGAATGGTGAAAGCCATTTGGAAAATGACATATCTCCATCTGCTACCAAAAGCTGTAGGAACGGAAAACCTATGAAAAAG CAATCGAGAAGGAATCCCAAGCTGGAGGAGCCCGTAACGAAGGAAGCGGGCGAATTCCCGGGTATCCGACCAGCTGAAGCTAATGTTGTTCAGCCTGGGATAGAGCTTCCTGATGACAACTCAAGTATATCAAGTATTTCACATGACAATATAGGTGAGATTGTATCCAATTATAAACCTGTATCTGATAATGAACAGAAAGCTGAAACCACTCCTTTGAAAATCGACTTAGGGGACGCAGGTATCAAAG GATTACCTCGACGTAAGAAAGCAGTACAGCTTAAACTCCCGGCTGAAGAGTCAGAAGGATCAGTCCTAGATGAAGAGAAAGAAAATAATACCAAGCAGATCCCTCATACAAGGAGTTCTCACAAGGCTCGACAACAGAAAGAAACG GTCACCTCTCAGACAAGGACTCTACGAAGACGATAA
- the LOC131076488 gene encoding condensin-1 complex subunit CAP-D2 isoform X2 → MAPRFVIPDTLKDLEDVPDEEERLYAQDVVKLDALSPSEIDELVKGVAFDLADRDLFCVEEQQLFDQTYSLVKGFQFLQPSAKGYFIESLRSNFSVLLLNITTLSSHSASDGPSLQDRISSCRNVLKIYTYFLQTIVFIEEAQPEQPVPRRNNGKEKNSRKKHIPQEWNWEVHCSKIISILATAVETNIKQLYGQSDPEENFLAFVAKGAFSLFEKPSLLKNKETKDALCKIVGACATKYHYTMQSSASILHLIHKYDFLPQHMADAVAQAEAKYNDGSLAVSLIREIGRMSPKDYARDASGAENVGRFLVELADRMPKLMSTNVGILMPHFGGESYKIRSSLVGVFGKLIAKAFKDNDGKSCSSTHRLRSKQAMLDILLERCRDVSAYTRSRVLQTWAELCEEHSVSIGLWNQVSEIAAGRLEDKAAMVRKSALNLLSTLLQYNPFGPQLRTATFEATLEKYKQKLTGMTPPSTSHDNEENDVVVKTEISENEEGEINNDLNGNVAEEHPSPDKNEETEQNCVEDSGPSQVENGVDNDDNTPDVGSLEQTRALVASLEAGVRFAKCMSSTMPVLVQLLASPAATDVEHSIQFLMRCRQFLVDGADSCLRKMLPLVFSQEKAIYEAVEGAFITIYIKKNSMETASNLINITIDASVGDIAALEYIIGILVSKGDIPSGTISALWDFFTFNVNGVSAELSRGALSVLCMAAKSSPKVLSSHLLNIIDIGFGRWAKEDPLLARTACIALQRLSEEDRGSLISRHSRVFNSLKSLLIGQGLTEQSWYSAAEQAINAIYVLHPKPEMFLADIIRRFHASVFGQNETFEQLAPDSENQVDEASLPHCSSSVGVTKLSRFLFIVSHVALKHLVYIESSVRKVRKQKADKQRAAAESQASETDADLSQSSEKATEECNINAELGVSASEDARLDSLAEKAEKEIITGGQNQKFIIGICAPIIAKICKDFALLQKFPRLQASAMLALCKLMVVDPDFCDANLQLLFTVAQNAVSETVRSNCVIALGDLAVRFPNHLEPWTEHMYARLSDPSISVRKNAVLVLSHLILNDMMKVKGYISEMALRLEDEDPRISNLVKLFFHELSKKGSNPIYNLLPDILSRLSCQNLSEETFCNIMQFLIDSIKKDKQMEGLIEKLCHRFSGITDKKQWVDIAYCLSQLTYTEKGFKKLADLFKNYEHALSEDAVIDYFKSISNKAKKFAKPEVKSFVEDFEVKLVKSHEERKELEITAQNAMAHQQKLSGQVEMEKPNSDETSCERKIESQDDEVNKEDIGSSKNTSEESTGGDVSEDVESHESIISEPGDAAASRSTNGESHLENDISPSATKSCRNGKPMKKQSRRNPKLEEPVTKEAGEFPGIRPAEANVVQPGIELPDDNSSISSISHDNIGLPRRKKAVQLKLPAEESEGSVLDEEKENNTKQIPHTRSSHKARQQKETVTSQTRTLRRR, encoded by the exons ATGGCTCCTCGCTTTGTGATTCCTGATACTCTCAAAGATTTGGAAGATGTTCCGGACGAAGAAGAGCGCCTTTACGCTCAAGATGTTGTTAAATTGGACGCGCTTTCACCTTCAGAAATAGACGAGCTCGTCAAGG GGGTGGCATTTGACTTGGCCGATAGGGATCTGTTTTGTGTGGAGGAGCAGCAACTATTTGATCAAACATACTCTCTTGTTAAGGGATTCCAATTTCTCCAACCCTCGGCCAAGGGATACTTTATTGAAAGCCTCAGATCGAATTTTAGCGTGCTGCTTCTTAATATAACGACGCTTTCCTCTCATTCTGCTTCCGACGGCCCATCTCTGCAGGATCGGATAAGCTCCTGTCGAAATGTGCTTAAAATTTACACTTATTTTCTTCAGACAATTGTTTTCATTGAAGAAGCGCAACCTGAGCAGCCTGTGCCGCGTAGAAACAATGGAAAG GAGAAGAATTCTCGCAAAAAACACATTCCCCAAGAATGGAATTGGGAAGTTCACTGCTCGAAAATTATCTCAATATTGGCTACAGCTGTGGAAACCAACATTAAACAGCTTTATGGACAGTCTGATCCAGAAGAAAACTTCCTTGCTTTTGTAGCAAA AGGTGCATTTTCTCTGTTCGAAAAACCGTCTCTTTTGAAAAACAAGGAGACAAAAGATGCACTATGCAAAATCGTCGGTGCATGTGCTACCAAGTATCACTACACAATGCAGTCATCTGCTTCCATTTTACATCTCATTCACAAGTATGATTTTCTGCCACAGCATATGGCTGATGCAGTTGCTCAAGCAGAGGCAAAGTACAATGATGGGAGTTTAGCAGTTTCGTTGATAAGAGAAATAGGACGGATGAGTCCTAAAGATTATGCTAGGGATGCCAGTGGTGCGGAAAATGTAGGCCGATTTCTTGTTGAACTTGCAGATCGAATGCCAAAGCTCATGTCAACAAATGTGGGGATTTTGATGCCTCATTTTGGTGGTGAATCGTATAAGATAAGAAGCTCACTTGTAGGAGTGTTTGGTAAGTTAATTGCTAAGGCATTTAAAGATAATGATGGGAAATCTTGTAGCAGTACACATAGGCTCCGCAGCAAGCAGGCAATGCTAGATATTTTGCTTGAAAGATGTCGTGATGTTTCTGCATACACAAGAAGTCGTGTACTTCAAACCTGGGCTGAACTATGTGAAGAACATTCTGTTTCCATTGGGCTATGGAATCAGGTGTCAGAAATAGCAGCAGGTAGACTCGAAGACAAAGCTGCAATGGTAAGGAAAAGTGCATTGAATTTATTGAGTACATTGTTGCAGTATAATCCATTTGGGCCGCAGCTTCGTACTGCTACATTTGAAGCAACACTAGAGAAATACAAGCAAAAACTTACTGGAATGACACCTCCAAGTACATCACatgataatgaagaaaatgatgtGGTAGTCAAGACTGAGATCTCTGAAAATGAGGAAGGGGAAATCAATAATGATTTGAATGGCAATGTAGCTGAAGAACATCCATCTCCTGACAAAAATGAGGAGACAGAACAAAACTGTGTTGAAGACAGCGGTCCGTCTCAAGTTGAGAATGGGGTTGACAACGATGACAACACTCCTGATGTTGGGAGTTTAGAACAAACCAGGGCATTGGTTGCATCTCTTGAAGCAGGTGTACGGTTTGCAAAATGCATGTCATCAACAATGCCCGTTCTTGTGCAACTATTAGCATCTCCTGCAGCCACTGATGTTGAACACAGTATTCAATTTTTGATGCGTTGCAGACAATTTCTGGTGGATGGAGCGGACTCATGTCTTCGCAAAATGCTACCCTTG GTCTTCTCTCAAGAGAAAGCTATCTATGAGGCTGTTGAGGGTGCCTTCATTACAATATACATAAAGAAAAACTCAATGGAAACTGCATCAAATCTGATAAATATCACGATAGATGCAAGCGTTGGAGATATTGCAGCACTTGAATATATAATTGGCATACTGGTTTCGAAAGGAGACATTCCTTCTGGAACA ATATCTGCTTTGTGGGATTTTTTCACATTTAATGTGAATGGAGTATCTGCAGAGCTAAGTCGTGGAGCTTTATCAGTGCTATGCATGGCTGCAAAATCGTCTCCAAAGGTCCTGAGTTCACATTTGTTGAATATTATTGACATTGGGTTTGGACGATGGGCAAAGGAGGATCCATTGCTTGCAAGGACAGCCTGCATTGCTCTTCAAAGACTCTCTGAAGAAGATCGAGGAAGTCTCATATCACGTCATAGCCGAGTTTTCAATTCCTTAAAAAGTTTACTAATTGGCCAAGGGCTTACTGAACAGAGCTGGTATTCTGCAGCTGAGCAGGCCATAAATGCTATCTATGTACTGCATCCGAAGCCAGAAATGTTTTTGGCTGACATCATAAGAAGGTTTCATGCAAGTGTTTTTGGACAAAATGAGACATTTGAACAATTGGCCCCGGATAGTGAGAATCAGGTGGATGAGGCATCTCTTCCCCACTGTTCTTCATCAGTGGGCGTTACCAAGTTAAGTAGATTTCTGTTCATTGTGAGTCATGTAGCCTTGAAACACTTGGTTTATATAGAATCCTCCGTGCGAAAAGTTAGAAAACAGAAAGCAGACAAACAGAGAGCAGCAGCTGAGTCACAAGCATCCGAAACTGATGCTGATTTGTCACAGTCTTCCGAAAAAGCAACAGAG GAATGCAATATCAATGCTGAATTGGGCGTTTCTGCATCTGAAGATGCAAGGCTTGATTCCCTTGcagagaaagcagagaaggaaaTTATTACAGGCGGACAAAACCAAAAGTTTATAATCGGAATATGTGCTCCTATTATTGCAAAGATTTGTAAAGATTTTGCTCTGTTGCAGAAG TTTCCAAGACTGCAGGCGTCAGCTATGCTAGCTCTTTGCAAGCTAATGGTTGTTGACCCCGATTTCTG CGACGCGAATCTACAGTTACTATTCACTGTTGCCCAAAATGCTGTGTCGGAAACTGTTCGATCAAATTGCGTCATTGCTCTGGGTGATCTGGCAGTACGGTTTCCTAACCATTTAGAACCTTGGACCGAGCATATGTATGCTCGTCTTAGTGATCCGTCAATATCTGTGCGAAAGAATGCAGTGCTAGTTTTGTCACACCTCATATTAAATGATATGATGAAG GTCAAAGGGTACATAAGCGAAATGGCTCTTCGGCTGGAGGATGAAGACCCTCGTATCTCTAATCTTGTGAAACTTTTTTTCCATGAATTGTCAAAGAAGG GAAGCAACCCAATTTACAATCTTTTACCTGACATTCTCAGTCGACTTTCATGCCAAAACCTATCAGAAGAAACTTTCTGCAATATTATGCAGTTCTTGATTGATTCTATAAAGAAG GATAAACAAATGGAAGGTCTAATTGAGAAGCTCTGTCATCGGTTCTCTGGAATAACAG ATAAAAAGCAATGGGTTGATATTGCTTACTGTCTTTCTCAACTCACTTACACTGAAAAAGGGTTCAAGAAGCTAGCAGATTTGTTCAAAAACTATGAACACGCTTTATCCGAGGATGCTGTTATTGATTACTTCAAAAGTATATCCAATAAG GCCAAAAAGTTTGCAAAACCTGAAGTGAAGTCTTTTGTAGAGGACTTTGAAGTGAAGCTTGTCAAGAGTCATGAAGAGAGAAAAGAGCTGGAAATAACGGCACAAAATGCTATGGCGCATCAGCAAAAATTATCTGGTCAGGTGGAAATGGAAAAGCCAAATTCAGACGAAACAAGTTGTGAGAGAAAAATAGAGTCTCAGGACGATGAGGTTAATAAGGAGGATATTGGTAGTTCCAAGAATACATCAGAGGAAAGCACAGGGGGAG ATGTTTCAGAGGATGTTGAAAGCCACGAATCAATCATATCCGAGCCTGGAGATGCTGCCGCCTCTAGAAGTACGAATGGTGAAAGCCATTTGGAAAATGACATATCTCCATCTGCTACCAAAAGCTGTAGGAACGGAAAACCTATGAAAAAG CAATCGAGAAGGAATCCCAAGCTGGAGGAGCCCGTAACGAAGGAAGCGGGCGAATTCCCGGGTATCCGACCAGCTGAAGCTAATGTTGTTCAGCCTGGGATAGAGCTTCCTGATGACAACTCAAGTATATCAAGTATTTCACATGACAATATAG GATTACCTCGACGTAAGAAAGCAGTACAGCTTAAACTCCCGGCTGAAGAGTCAGAAGGATCAGTCCTAGATGAAGAGAAAGAAAATAATACCAAGCAGATCCCTCATACAAGGAGTTCTCACAAGGCTCGACAACAGAAAGAAACG GTCACCTCTCAGACAAGGACTCTACGAAGACGATAA